A region of the Leucobacter komagatae genome:
GACAGCGGCGAGAACCCGGGCCTCGTGCTCGCGGCCGCCCTCGCGGCGCACCTGCCCGAGCGCTTCGTGGCTGAGCTGACGACTGACGGAACCCTGCCAGCCGAGTTTGGACTCTGGATCGAGCAGCTCGTCGCAGAGTCGACCGGCAAGGATGGCAAGGGCGTCTTCCCGATTGCTCTCCCGGCTGGCGCGACCCCGAGTGGCGCCTCGTCTGCGACGCTCGTGCGTCTCGGGGCCGCCGAAGCCCTCGGAAACGATGGACGCTCAAGCGACAGCGACAGCGACAGCGGCATTGGCGTGTTCGCACCCCTCGGGGCGCAACTGCTGCTCTGGCAGGTCGCGACCGCAGCGATGGGCTTCTTGGTCGGGGTCGACCCGTTCAATCAGCCCGATGTCGAGGCCGCGAAGATCGCCACACGCGAGTCGCTTGGCGCACCCGCGCAGACGTCCCCTGCCGCGCCGGCTCCGGCTGAGATCCGCGCCCGACTGCGCGAGCTCGTTTTGCCGGAGGGGTACCTCGCCGTTCAGGCGTACGTCGATTCAGGCGACCCAGAGCTCGCTGGCCTGCTGGTGCGGGCGCGGCAGGAGCTGTCAGCTGAGCTCGGGGTGCCCGTCGCCCTCGGCTATGGCCCGCGGTACCTGCACTCCACCGGGCAATTCCACAAGGGCGGGCCCGCTTGCGGCACGTTCCTGCAGATTATCGGCGTTGACGCGCAGGAGGTCGCAATCCCCGGCGAAGAAGCGGGCTTCGGCGCCCTGCTCGAAGCTCAGGCTCACGGCGACGCGAGCGTGCTCCGGGAGCGCGGCCGTGACGTCGTATCTGTGGAGACGCAGGATCCCGTCGGATTCCTGCGCGGCCTCCTCGCGAGAGGGTAACGCCGCCGCGCGCCCGGGCCTGGCCTGGCCTGCGCCCGGGCCGGGCCGGGCCTGTGCCCGGGCGCGGGAGACCCGCTACGCGATCGCGCGCTCCGCAGCGTAGTGTTGGAACCAGACGAGCGCATCGGGCTGATCGGTCGCGTCGAGCGACCCGATCGCCGCCGGGTCTGCGCCGAGCAGGATCCGCTTGATGGGCACTTCCATCTTCTTTCCGGTGCGCGTGCGGGGTACCGCCGGGGTGAGGATAACCTCGTCGGGGACGTGATGCTTCGACGCGCGAGCGGCGATGACTTCCCGAATTCTGTTCTCGGACTCGTCGGCGCGCCAGCCACTGCCCGGCACAATGAAGATTGGCATCCAGTAGTCGCCGTTCTCGCGGTCGATACCGATGACGAGCGAGTCGAGCACCTCCGGGAGCTCCTCGACTGCAGCGTAGATCTCTGCGCTTCCAAGGCGGATGCCGCGGCGGTTGAGGGTCGCGTCTGATCGGCCGTGCATGATGACGGTGCCACGCGAGGTGAGCGTCGCCCAGTCCCCCTGGCGCCACACCCCGTCAAACGTGGAGAAGTACGCGTCGTGATATCGGCTGCCATCGGCATCGTCCCAGAACCGGAGCGGCATCGAGGGCAGCGGCTGCGTAATCACCATCTCGCCCTCCTCGTCCACGATCGGGTTGCCAGCGTCATCCCAGACCTCGAGGGCGACTCCGAGCGTACGCGCCGAGATCTCACCGTCCCACACCGGTGTGATCGGTGAGCCGCCGACGAACCCGCCGACGATATCAGTGCCGCCGCTCACTGAGTTGATCGGAACTCGGTCGCCAAAGACAGAGCGCACCCACTGGTTCGCCGCGGCGGGCAGCGGCGAACCAGTGCTCGAGATCAGGCGCAGCGACTCGCACGGCGGCACCTCGACACCCGCGGCGGCGCTCGCGAGGATCTGTCCGGGACTCGTTCCAAACACATTGACGCCGTGCCGGTCCACGAGCTGCCAGAGGCGCTCTGCGCCCGGGTAGAGCGGATCGCCCACGTAGAGGATCGCCGTCGCCCCGAAGAGCAGGGTGCTCACCTGGATATTCCACATCATCCAGTTGGGGGTCGTGTACCAGAACAGCGTCTCGCCCTTCCGGAGGTCGGAGTGGAGCCCGAGCGACTTCAGCTGCTCAAGCAGCACTCCCCCGTGTCCGTGCACGATGCCCTTCGGCTTGCCGGTTGTGCCCGAGGTAAACAGCACCCAGAGCGGATGCTCGAAGGGCACCGGGGCGGGGCCGAACTCTGCGGGCCCACCGGCTGCGAGTGCAGCGGACCACTCGATCCCGCCGTCGACGGGGCCGGTGCAGGCGAGGGTCGGCACGACAACGGTCGTTGTGACGGTCGGCAGCAGCTCGCGGAGCGCGGCAACCTCGGGTGTGCGGTCGAAGGTCTTCCCTCGGAACACGTAGCCGGTGCCAGTCACGAGTACCGTCGCGCCAAGTTGCCCGAGCCTGTCGGCTGCCGCGGGCGCGTTGTAGTCGATGCCTGTCTGCGACCAGGTCGCTCCAATGCTCGCGGCCGCGTAGAAAGCAACAACCCCCTCGTAGCAGTTCGGCAGGTAGCCGACGACCCGATCTTCCGGGGCGACGCCGACGCTCGTGAGGTAGGCCGCCATCGAGGCGACGTCTGAGCGAAGCTGGTCGTAAGTGTGGGCGTCGGTGCGGCCGTCTTCGTGCTCGACGACCACGGCCTGCTGGTCGCCCTCACCGAGGCGGAGACGGTCAGCGAAGTTCAGGGTTGCGCCGGCGAACCAGACGGCGTCCCGTACGCCCGTGCCGGTGAGCGCGGCGGTGGGCTGCGCTACGAACCCCGCCCCTAGATGCTCGGCAACCCCGCTCCAGAATTCGCCGGGATGGGCGACTGACCACGCATGGAGTGCGTCATAGTCACCGACCGCCGCCGCGTCGAGTCCGCGGTGCTCGACGAGCCAGCGCGCGAGGTCAGTCACTGCTGCGGCATCGATCGCTTCGGGTGTTGGGGTCCACTGGGGCTGCGTCATTGCTACCTTTTCCACTCTGAGATGTGTGCTGAGTTGTGCTCTCCTCCCCATCCTAGAACAACTGTTCGGGAAGCGGATCCGAGCGCATCGAGCGCAGAAACGGCAGAGGCCCCGACACGATGTCGGGCCTCTGCCGCCTTGACCGAACCGGTCGATGAGTGGTACTTACGCGGTGAGCTTCGCAGTGCCGCGGCGCTGGCGAAGCTTCAGCAGCGCGGCCTCGAGGAGCTCTTCGGCTTCCTCAGGGGTGCGCCGCTCCTTCACGTAGGCGAGGTGCGTCTTGTAGGGCTCGTTCTTCGCGAGCTCAGGCGGGTTCGCCTGGTCCTGGCCTGCGGGGAGGCCCGTCGACGGCGAATCGATCTGCTCGGGAATGTCCTCGTCGGCAACGTCGGCCGCGAAGTAGCGAACCGTCTCGTTTCCGAGCGCGTCCCAGTACGAGACCTTCTTGCGTTCTGCGCGCACGCCGTGATCCATCTCCCCCATGGGGCCGGATCCGACGCGCGCACCGCGAATGGCGTTACTGCCTGCCACGGATGACCTGCTTTCGAAAAATGCTAGATAAGCGTAAAACGATCGACGAGGCCAATGCCCACGATCGAAAAGAACCACACGAGTGAAACGATCACTGTGAGGCGGTTGAGGTTGCGCTCAGCGACGCCAGACGAACCTAGGCTCGACGTCACTCCACCACCGAACATGTCTGACAGCCCGCCGCCGCGCCCCTTGTGGAGC
Encoded here:
- a CDS encoding glucose-6-phosphate isomerase, whose translation is MTISLTGVSRDAAFDGALGSLRDASFASRLFSKDTSLWGAEAAVEAAVRLGWTDFEGNASEVLAATEDLRRELLDDGIDSFVLCGMGGSSLAPLMIAPALRVLDSTHPDTVRAALEGDLSRTAVIVSSKSGGTVETMSQMRAFEAAFVGAGVDPAGRIIVVTDPGSALEDAATRAGHRVFNADPSVGGRFSVFTAFGIVPSVLAGADMQQLVADAAGVRDELALDSGENPGLVLAAALAAHLPERFVAELTTDGTLPAEFGLWIEQLVAESTGKDGKGVFPIALPAGATPSGASSATLVRLGAAEALGNDGRSSDSDSDSGIGVFAPLGAQLLLWQVATAAMGFLVGVDPFNQPDVEAAKIATRESLGAPAQTSPAAPAPAEIRARLRELVLPEGYLAVQAYVDSGDPELAGLLVRARQELSAELGVPVALGYGPRYLHSTGQFHKGGPACGTFLQIIGVDAQEVAIPGEEAGFGALLEAQAHGDASVLRERGRDVVSVETQDPVGFLRGLLARG
- a CDS encoding acetoacetate--CoA ligase yields the protein MTQPQWTPTPEAIDAAAVTDLARWLVEHRGLDAAAVGDYDALHAWSVAHPGEFWSGVAEHLGAGFVAQPTAALTGTGVRDAVWFAGATLNFADRLRLGEGDQQAVVVEHEDGRTDAHTYDQLRSDVASMAAYLTSVGVAPEDRVVGYLPNCYEGVVAFYAAASIGATWSQTGIDYNAPAAADRLGQLGATVLVTGTGYVFRGKTFDRTPEVAALRELLPTVTTTVVVPTLACTGPVDGGIEWSAALAAGGPAEFGPAPVPFEHPLWVLFTSGTTGKPKGIVHGHGGVLLEQLKSLGLHSDLRKGETLFWYTTPNWMMWNIQVSTLLFGATAILYVGDPLYPGAERLWQLVDRHGVNVFGTSPGQILASAAAGVEVPPCESLRLISSTGSPLPAAANQWVRSVFGDRVPINSVSGGTDIVGGFVGGSPITPVWDGEISARTLGVALEVWDDAGNPIVDEEGEMVITQPLPSMPLRFWDDADGSRYHDAYFSTFDGVWRQGDWATLTSRGTVIMHGRSDATLNRRGIRLGSAEIYAAVEELPEVLDSLVIGIDRENGDYWMPIFIVPGSGWRADESENRIREVIAARASKHHVPDEVILTPAVPRTRTGKKMEVPIKRILLGADPAAIGSLDATDQPDALVWFQHYAAERAIA
- a CDS encoding RNA polymerase-binding protein RbpA, with translation MAGSNAIRGARVGSGPMGEMDHGVRAERKKVSYWDALGNETVRYFAADVADEDIPEQIDSPSTGLPAGQDQANPPELAKNEPYKTHLAYVKERRTPEEAEELLEAALLKLRQRRGTAKLTA
- the secG gene encoding preprotein translocase subunit SecG, with the translated sequence MLVLKIALITLLVITSLLLIMFVLLHKGRGGGLSDMFGGGVTSSLGSSGVAERNLNRLTVIVSLVWFFSIVGIGLVDRFTLI